The Dyadobacter subterraneus genome window below encodes:
- a CDS encoding deoxyribodipyrimidine photo-lyase has protein sequence MIHRIIYWFRNDLRLHDNEAFFAATQAAQEVVPVYVFDPRQFDKTKFGFRRAGALRAQFLLESVLELRNRLREKGGDLLIRVGEPEKIVAQLAEEYSAQYIYTSKEIAPDETSVETSLSKNIKVMNVDIKLFWMTTLGSAVDLPFSIAKLPFDFPEFYEKMKAGLKVKTIFPEPKHINLPQGYEAGLIPSLPMLSIDPFEIDAEKKSSGSLQKGGETAGLAKLDQFIEENIKTGKALTSSEPVIDYELSTWLSLGCLSPRYIYSKLLPYLSENDNVEIVVEDLLKRDFSNWTLLRHGSRLFKPGGIKHEINKRWLNELPLFEKWINAETENEEVNAAIKKLTSTGYLTASERTLAADYLTNDLGINWTWGAMFFESYLIDYNVSGNWVRWNTIAGVGSI, from the coding sequence ATGATTCACCGCATTATCTATTGGTTCCGTAACGACCTTAGACTTCATGATAACGAAGCCTTTTTTGCTGCCACACAAGCTGCACAGGAAGTTGTTCCGGTTTATGTTTTTGATCCCCGTCAGTTTGACAAAACAAAATTTGGTTTTCGCAGAGCAGGGGCATTAAGAGCTCAATTCCTACTGGAATCTGTTCTGGAACTTAGAAATCGCCTGCGTGAAAAAGGGGGAGATTTGTTGATCCGTGTTGGAGAGCCAGAAAAAATCGTTGCTCAGCTCGCGGAAGAATATAGTGCGCAATACATTTATACGAGTAAGGAAATTGCTCCCGACGAAACAAGTGTTGAAACTTCATTAAGTAAAAATATCAAAGTGATGAACGTTGATATTAAACTTTTCTGGATGACTACACTGGGGAGTGCCGTTGATCTGCCCTTCTCAATCGCAAAACTGCCATTTGATTTTCCGGAGTTTTACGAAAAAATGAAAGCCGGATTGAAAGTAAAAACGATATTTCCTGAGCCAAAACATATCAATTTGCCTCAAGGCTACGAAGCTGGTTTGATTCCGTCGCTACCAATGCTTTCTATTGATCCTTTTGAAATTGATGCGGAAAAAAAATCTTCCGGATCATTACAAAAAGGCGGAGAAACTGCCGGACTTGCCAAGCTTGATCAGTTTATTGAAGAAAACATCAAAACCGGCAAAGCACTGACTTCTTCTGAACCCGTTATCGATTACGAATTATCAACCTGGCTTTCATTAGGATGTTTATCACCCCGATATATTTACTCAAAGCTTCTTCCCTACTTGTCTGAAAATGACAATGTAGAGATTGTTGTTGAAGATCTTTTAAAAAGAGATTTCTCCAACTGGACTTTGCTTCGCCATGGTTCAAGACTTTTCAAACCAGGCGGAATAAAACATGAAATCAACAAACGCTGGCTCAATGAACTTCCACTGTTTGAAAAATGGATAAATGCCGAAACCGAGAATGAAGAAGTAAATGCTGCCATCAAAAAGTTAACTTCAACGGGATATCTTACAGCAAGCGAAAGAACTCTGGCCGCTGATTACCTGACCAATGACCTTGGCATCAACTGGACCTGGGGAGCTATGTTCTTTGAAAGTTACCTGATTGACTATAATGTTTCAGGAAACTGGGTAAGATGGAATACGATCGCAGGTGTTGGCAGCATTTGA
- a CDS encoding LemA family protein: MSKGLIAVVVILLIFGFVGCGKYNGLVGKDEVVKESWAKVESQYQRRADLIPNLVNTVKGAADFEKSTLTAVIEARAKATSTTINADQLTPENIKNFQGAQDQLSGALSRLLVSVEKYPDLKANQNFLELQAQLEGTENRIAVARNDFNAVVKDYNQEVRTFPTNIFAGVFGFAQKGYFTAAAGSENAPTVKF; this comes from the coding sequence ATGTCAAAAGGACTAATCGCAGTTGTTGTCATTCTCCTGATTTTCGGATTTGTTGGATGTGGCAAATATAATGGCCTGGTAGGTAAAGATGAAGTCGTGAAAGAATCATGGGCAAAAGTCGAAAGCCAGTACCAACGCCGCGCAGACCTTATCCCTAACCTGGTAAATACAGTAAAAGGTGCAGCTGATTTTGAAAAAAGTACTTTAACTGCCGTTATTGAAGCCCGCGCAAAAGCAACTTCAACAACAATCAACGCAGACCAGCTTACGCCTGAAAATATCAAAAACTTCCAGGGTGCACAAGATCAATTAAGCGGTGCTTTATCACGTCTTTTAGTATCAGTTGAAAAATATCCTGACCTGAAAGCAAACCAGAACTTTTTGGAACTTCAGGCACAATTGGAAGGAACTGAAAACCGTATCGCGGTTGCCCGTAACGACTTCAACGCAGTTGTAAAAGATTACAATCAGGAAGTACGTACTTTCCCAACCAATATTTTCGCCGGGGTATTCGGTTTCGCGCAGAAAGGTTACTTCACAGCCGCAGCCGGCTCTGAAAACGCTCCAACCGTCAAGTTCTAA
- a CDS encoding TPM domain-containing protein, giving the protein MPDSLFFSEEEQKQIIAAIQEAEKQTSGEVKVHIEKKCETEDVLERAKEVFGLLKMHATAEQNGVLFYLAYEDRKFAVLGDKGINEKVGADFWNSTKDLLRSYFSQSKYTEGLCAGIKEAGLQLKTHFPYRSDDVNELPDDISFG; this is encoded by the coding sequence ATGCCTGATTCACTTTTTTTCTCAGAAGAGGAACAAAAGCAAATTATTGCTGCAATTCAGGAAGCTGAAAAACAAACTTCTGGTGAAGTTAAAGTGCATATTGAAAAAAAATGTGAAACCGAAGATGTTCTGGAAAGAGCAAAAGAGGTATTCGGACTTTTGAAAATGCACGCAACGGCTGAACAGAACGGAGTACTTTTTTACCTTGCTTACGAAGACCGGAAATTTGCAGTTTTGGGAGATAAAGGTATCAATGAAAAAGTTGGAGCTGATTTTTGGAACAGCACCAAGGACTTGCTTCGCAGTTATTTCTCTCAAAGCAAATATACAGAAGGACTTTGTGCAGGAATAAAAGAAGCCGGTTTACAACTAAAAACTCATTTCCCATATCGCTCAGACGATGTTAATGAATTGCCTGACGATATTTCTTTCGGGTAA
- a CDS encoding TPM domain-containing protein has protein sequence MKKYIIFSFMFLFVLCRVVAQDVPAKPNPPRLVNDFAKQLNPTEISALEQKLDAYNDSTSSQIAIVVVPTTGDYPIADYALKLGREWGVGGKGKNNGIVILWASTDRKIYISTGYGMEGAVPDAIAKRIITQVMTPEFKNGMYYRGLDKGVDMIIKYATGEYKADAKQVDDGESGGTSPLLILVVVFIIIVFIISRNKGGGGGGFRNMGGGPIFFPYTTHSSGGSSSGNWGGGFGGGDGGGFGGFGGGSFGGGGAGGDY, from the coding sequence ATGAAAAAATACATCATTTTTTCTTTTATGTTTTTATTTGTCCTTTGCCGCGTTGTGGCTCAGGATGTACCGGCGAAGCCAAATCCACCTCGTCTGGTGAATGATTTTGCCAAGCAGCTGAACCCAACGGAAATCAGTGCGCTTGAACAAAAACTGGATGCCTACAATGATTCCACTTCTTCACAGATCGCCATTGTGGTTGTCCCTACAACCGGAGATTATCCAATCGCTGATTATGCGCTGAAACTCGGAAGAGAATGGGGCGTTGGGGGGAAAGGTAAAAATAACGGTATCGTAATTCTTTGGGCTTCTACCGATAGAAAAATTTATATCAGTACAGGTTACGGAATGGAAGGTGCAGTACCTGACGCGATCGCGAAAAGGATCATTACCCAGGTAATGACACCGGAATTTAAAAATGGTATGTATTATCGCGGCCTTGATAAAGGCGTCGATATGATTATCAAATATGCGACAGGAGAATATAAAGCGGATGCAAAACAAGTAGATGATGGTGAAAGTGGTGGTACTTCACCGTTATTAATTCTGGTTGTTGTTTTCATCATTATAGTTTTCATCATTTCACGTAATAAAGGCGGCGGAGGCGGTGGTTTCCGCAATATGGGCGGTGGACCTATTTTCTTTCCATATACAACACATTCAAGTGGTGGAAGCTCGTCAGGAAACTGGGGCGGTGGTTTTGGAGGAGGAGATGGTGGTGGCTTCGGCGGATTTGGTGGTGGTAGTTTTGGTGGTGGAGGAGCCGGAGGGGATTACTAA
- a CDS encoding peptide MFS transporter — MTSTLSQKHPRGLYVLFFAEMWERFSFYGMRAILLLFLLDNVRGGMGLEAAEAAAVYGLYTSSVYLLTLPGGWLADNILGQKKAIWYGGIVIMIGHIILAIPGGTGIFFIGLITVAIGTGLLKANISSIVGELYPEGGARRDAAFSIFYMGINLGSVLGITIVGFLGQKINWHMGFGAAAVGMLLGLTVFRYGSKKYLQGFGEVPAAKISTPASVAKSGSDKKLGYGLVAMLVLFLSALQLKGYIDMTTAQGLAQGAGIIIVTVSLFYFIYILVAGGLDPVERKRIYVLIVFFLAAAIFWSGFEQAGSSLQIFAERYTQRTFGGWEMPSSWFQNFNGTFILIFAPVMASLWIYLSAKGINPATPIKFAIALLLVGTGFFIMEMASKIAVTGQLASPLFLTFTYLTHTIGELCLSPVGLSSYTKLAPKRYVSQLMGVWFVAASLGNLIAGLFAGGFDEENLQQMPALFHQVTLFSVGFGLLLLLFWKPVKNWMGGIQ, encoded by the coding sequence ATGACTTCGACTCTATCACAGAAGCACCCTCGCGGTCTTTATGTTTTGTTTTTTGCTGAAATGTGGGAGCGTTTCAGTTTTTATGGCATGCGGGCCATTCTTCTGCTTTTTCTTTTGGATAATGTCAGAGGCGGTATGGGTCTTGAAGCCGCCGAAGCTGCTGCTGTTTATGGATTATACACTTCTTCGGTTTACTTATTAACACTTCCTGGCGGCTGGCTGGCCGACAATATTCTTGGACAAAAGAAGGCGATCTGGTATGGCGGGATTGTCATTATGATCGGTCATATTATTCTCGCAATTCCGGGAGGCACCGGTATCTTTTTTATTGGTTTAATCACTGTGGCTATCGGAACAGGGTTACTGAAAGCCAATATCAGTTCAATTGTTGGTGAATTATACCCGGAAGGCGGTGCAAGACGCGATGCAGCCTTTTCCATTTTTTATATGGGAATAAATCTCGGTTCGGTATTAGGGATTACAATTGTAGGATTTCTAGGTCAGAAAATTAACTGGCACATGGGCTTTGGCGCAGCTGCTGTCGGCATGTTACTTGGGCTGACTGTTTTCCGTTATGGAAGCAAAAAATATCTGCAAGGTTTTGGAGAAGTTCCAGCCGCCAAAATCAGTACTCCCGCATCTGTTGCGAAATCTGGTTCAGATAAAAAACTTGGTTATGGTCTTGTTGCCATGCTGGTTTTATTCCTATCGGCCTTACAATTAAAAGGATACATCGATATGACCACCGCTCAGGGTCTCGCGCAAGGAGCAGGTATTATCATCGTAACCGTTTCTTTGTTCTACTTCATTTATATCCTCGTTGCAGGAGGATTAGATCCGGTTGAAAGAAAAAGAATTTATGTATTAATCGTTTTCTTCCTTGCCGCAGCAATATTCTGGTCTGGATTTGAGCAAGCGGGTTCTTCCCTTCAGATTTTTGCAGAACGCTATACACAGCGTACTTTTGGTGGTTGGGAAATGCCTTCAAGCTGGTTCCAGAATTTCAACGGGACTTTCATATTGATTTTTGCCCCGGTTATGGCAAGTTTGTGGATTTATCTTTCTGCCAAAGGAATAAACCCGGCGACGCCGATTAAATTTGCCATCGCACTGTTACTTGTAGGAACCGGATTTTTTATCATGGAAATGGCATCTAAAATTGCTGTAACCGGCCAGTTGGCTTCTCCCCTGTTTTTGACATTTACCTATCTGACACATACAATTGGCGAGCTTTGTCTGAGTCCGGTTGGGTTGAGTTCTTATACCAAACTGGCACCAAAACGTTATGTCAGCCAGTTAATGGGCGTCTGGTTTGTGGCTGCTTCACTTGGAAACCTTATCGCAGGTTTGTTTGCAGGTGGTTTTGATGAAGAAAATTTACAGCAAATGCCGGCATTATTCCATCAGGTAACCTTATTCTCTGTTGGATTCGGATTACTACTGTTGTTATTCTGGAAACCGGTAAAAAACTGGATGGGCGGAATTCAGTAG
- a CDS encoding M28 family metallopeptidase has protein sequence MKIKDILCYAALFGLVLTGCKKAEKSERDVPLSPIDGKVFSQQIAVLASDSLEGRKPFSTGEEKTIQYLKTEFEKLGLKPGNGDSFFQKVPMVDIMSKPSGSLVIKNKKGNVTLKYLDDFVAASRRVQDQVKVENSDLIFAGYGIVAPEYGWNDYEGLDVKGKTVVVMVNDPGFVDSTLFKGKTMTYYGRWTYKFEEAARQGAAGVLIIHDTKPASYGWAVVRSGWSKSKLYLDSEDNNMSRANMEGWITSESAKKLFQLAGVSDTLLIQAGKKGFKPVPLNLKTSLVINNKIKKSTSNNVLALLPGTDRKDEYIIYSAHWDHFGKGEAIKGDSIYNGAADNASGTAALLEIASAFTKLSKKPSRSILFLSVTAEEQGLLGSEYYTSHPVYPVNKTVADINMDVLQPFGKMKDIILVGKGQSDLDDYAEEAAARQGRTTRGEPDPSGGWYFRSDHFNFAKVGIPALYIENGSVSVEHGEAWGEAQKKEYNDNRYHSPADEYSPSWDISGIIEDMQLLFNVGYSLSNEATFPGWKKGSEFKAVRDKSMGK, from the coding sequence ATGAAAATAAAAGACATTCTCTGTTACGCCGCCCTTTTTGGTCTGGTTCTCACTGGTTGTAAAAAAGCTGAAAAATCGGAAAGGGATGTACCCTTATCGCCGATTGACGGTAAGGTTTTTTCACAACAAATCGCTGTTTTGGCTTCGGATTCACTGGAAGGCAGAAAGCCATTTTCAACCGGTGAAGAAAAAACGATTCAGTATTTGAAAACTGAATTTGAAAAACTGGGCTTGAAACCGGGTAATGGAGATAGTTTTTTTCAAAAAGTCCCGATGGTTGATATTATGTCAAAACCTTCCGGATCACTTGTTATAAAAAATAAAAAAGGAAATGTAACGCTGAAATATTTGGATGATTTTGTTGCCGCTTCCAGACGTGTACAGGATCAGGTTAAGGTTGAAAATTCGGATCTGATTTTTGCCGGTTACGGAATTGTAGCACCTGAATATGGCTGGAATGATTATGAGGGACTGGATGTGAAAGGGAAAACGGTTGTGGTGATGGTGAATGATCCGGGTTTTGTGGATAGTACTTTGTTCAAAGGAAAAACCATGACTTATTATGGTCGCTGGACTTACAAATTTGAGGAAGCGGCACGTCAGGGTGCTGCGGGAGTTTTGATCATTCATGATACCAAACCTGCGAGTTATGGCTGGGCCGTTGTTAGAAGTGGTTGGTCAAAATCAAAATTGTATCTGGATTCGGAAGATAATAATATGTCAAGAGCCAATATGGAAGGCTGGATTACTTCTGAATCAGCTAAGAAATTATTTCAGCTTGCCGGAGTTTCGGATACTTTGCTTATCCAGGCGGGGAAAAAAGGATTTAAACCGGTTCCTCTGAATTTAAAAACATCGCTTGTTATCAATAATAAAATTAAAAAATCAACTTCTAATAACGTATTGGCACTTTTGCCAGGAACAGATCGTAAGGATGAATACATAATTTATTCTGCACACTGGGATCATTTTGGAAAGGGTGAAGCAATCAAAGGTGATTCGATTTATAACGGTGCTGCTGATAATGCATCTGGAACTGCGGCTTTACTGGAAATTGCCAGTGCCTTTACCAAACTTAGTAAAAAGCCTTCAAGGTCGATTTTGTTTTTATCTGTTACAGCGGAAGAACAAGGTTTGCTGGGATCAGAATACTATACCTCGCATCCGGTTTATCCTGTCAATAAAACCGTCGCTGATATCAATATGGATGTTTTGCAGCCTTTCGGGAAAATGAAAGATATCATTTTGGTAGGAAAAGGACAATCCGATCTGGATGATTATGCCGAGGAAGCTGCGGCAAGGCAAGGACGTACCACACGTGGCGAACCGGATCCATCGGGCGGTTGGTATTTCCGTTCTGATCATTTCAATTTTGCAAAAGTTGGAATTCCTGCATTATATATTGAAAACGGTTCAGTTTCTGTGGAGCATGGAGAGGCGTGGGGAGAAGCGCAGAAAAAAGAGTATAACGATAACAGGTATCATTCGCCAGCCGATGAATATTCTCCTTCTTGGGATATATCAGGAATTATAGAAGACATGCAATTGCTATTCAATGTGGGGTATAGTTTAAGTAACGAAGCGACTTTTCCGGGCTGGAAAAAGGGTTCGGAATTTAAAGCGGTCCGGGATAAGTCAATGGGGAAATAA
- a CDS encoding M13 family metallopeptidase yields the protein MKSAFLKWSVMASLVVVCASCNKEKDKESTTEKVPGFSLTSLDSTVKACDDFDTYVNGGWKKLNPIPGTESRWGAFGILDKENKEVRLKGIIQEITDNKDRKKGSEEQQIADYYQSFLDTVTVEKRGIEPLKPYLDKIEAVKSLKDLASVTGELQKVGVSTVLGFGVEGDLKNSKMNVLYEGQDGLSLGEKSYYERTDSSTVKVRNEFVKHVDNMFGFAGFKDPNPGRTILDFETKVAKLQLTNVELRDPVKTYNKTAFKDFKLLAPDFDLQEFADKQDIKTDTVIVQNTAYLKGVNALLKATPLATLKLYTRWQLLSTFAGYLPKSFDKEDFHFFSTVMRGTKQQRARTERAIRSTDGLLGMPLGKLFSKKYFPEEDKKKVSEMIENVRSVYGERIDKLTWMSDSTKARAHKKLKAFTYKIGYPDKWKNYSSIEIAPDKLFENVISASLFQHKESVKKIGKEVDKSEWLMTPQTVNAYYNPLNNEVVFPAGILQPPFYNRNADDAINYGGIIAVIGHEFTHGFDDQGSQFDEEGNLKNWWTASDRTNFDKLTKKYIDYFSGIEALPGFKINGALTIGENVADLGGLTLAYYALEKSLKGKPEPAPIDGFTWKQRFFLGWGQVWHMNTTNEALQNQIQTDPHAPAKDRINGPLPHLKEFQDAWNCGPGSKMILPEASRIVIW from the coding sequence ATGAAATCAGCTTTTTTGAAATGGTCTGTGATGGCGTCCTTAGTCGTTGTCTGTGCATCCTGTAACAAAGAAAAAGACAAAGAATCCACAACTGAAAAAGTCCCGGGATTTTCCCTAACATCACTTGACTCAACCGTTAAAGCCTGTGATGATTTCGACACGTATGTCAACGGAGGATGGAAAAAACTCAATCCAATTCCGGGAACAGAAAGTCGCTGGGGTGCTTTTGGTATTTTGGATAAAGAAAATAAGGAAGTAAGATTAAAGGGAATCATTCAGGAAATTACGGATAATAAAGACCGCAAAAAGGGAAGTGAAGAACAGCAGATTGCAGATTATTATCAATCTTTTCTTGATACTGTAACTGTTGAAAAACGTGGTATTGAGCCATTGAAACCTTACCTTGATAAAATTGAAGCTGTAAAATCGCTGAAAGATCTTGCCTCAGTTACCGGAGAATTACAAAAAGTTGGTGTTTCTACCGTTCTTGGTTTTGGTGTTGAAGGTGATTTAAAAAACAGCAAAATGAATGTGCTGTATGAAGGACAGGACGGATTGAGTCTGGGTGAAAAAAGTTACTATGAAAGAACAGATTCCAGCACCGTAAAAGTGCGCAATGAATTTGTGAAACACGTGGATAACATGTTTGGTTTTGCCGGTTTTAAAGATCCGAATCCTGGAAGAACAATATTGGATTTTGAAACGAAGGTTGCCAAATTGCAATTAACAAATGTAGAACTTCGTGATCCTGTTAAAACATATAACAAGACTGCTTTTAAAGATTTCAAATTGTTGGCTCCTGATTTTGATTTGCAGGAATTTGCAGACAAGCAGGATATTAAAACAGATACGGTCATTGTACAAAATACCGCTTACCTGAAAGGTGTAAATGCCTTGTTAAAAGCAACACCTTTGGCCACATTGAAATTATATACCCGCTGGCAGTTGCTTTCAACCTTTGCCGGATATCTTCCAAAAAGTTTTGACAAAGAAGATTTCCACTTTTTCAGCACAGTAATGCGTGGTACTAAACAGCAAAGAGCACGTACTGAACGCGCAATTAGATCAACCGATGGGCTTTTGGGAATGCCGTTAGGAAAACTTTTCTCAAAGAAATATTTCCCGGAAGAAGACAAAAAGAAAGTGTCTGAAATGATTGAAAACGTGCGCAGCGTTTACGGTGAACGAATTGACAAACTTACCTGGATGAGCGATTCAACAAAGGCGAGAGCGCACAAAAAACTAAAAGCATTTACGTACAAAATCGGTTATCCTGACAAATGGAAGAATTATTCTTCTATTGAAATTGCTCCTGATAAATTGTTTGAAAATGTGATTTCAGCTTCTTTATTCCAACATAAAGAAAGTGTCAAAAAAATTGGAAAAGAAGTTGACAAGAGTGAGTGGTTGATGACGCCGCAAACAGTGAATGCCTATTACAATCCTTTGAACAACGAGGTTGTTTTCCCGGCTGGAATTTTACAGCCGCCATTTTACAACAGAAACGCTGACGATGCGATCAATTATGGTGGTATTATCGCAGTTATCGGTCATGAATTTACGCACGGATTTGACGATCAGGGATCTCAGTTTGATGAAGAAGGAAATCTTAAAAACTGGTGGACAGCTTCGGATCGTACTAATTTTGATAAATTGACAAAAAAATACATTGACTATTTCAGTGGAATTGAGGCATTACCAGGATTTAAAATCAATGGTGCTTTGACAATTGGGGAAAACGTAGCAGATTTAGGTGGATTAACGCTTGCTTACTACGCATTGGAAAAATCACTGAAAGGCAAACCGGAACCTGCACCGATCGACGGATTTACATGGAAACAGCGTTTTTTCCTTGGTTGGGGCCAAGTTTGGCATATGAATACCACAAATGAAGCCTTGCAAAATCAAATCCAGACGGATCCGCATGCACCGGCAAAAGATCGTATCAATGGTCCGCTACCGCATTTGAAAGAATTCCAGGATGCATGGAATTGTGGACCAGGAAGTAAAATGATTTTACCGGAAGCTTCGAGAATTGTGATTTGGTAG